A region of Fimbriimonadaceae bacterium DNA encodes the following proteins:
- the lsrB gene encoding Autoinducer 2-binding protein LsrB, protein MLKFTTLFLLAIALIGCGDTSASTTDPSTGTKTATTVAPGKKITVCMLPKKKGVPYFTSCSEGAMEAAKELGNVELIYDGPTSGDAADAVKFIDQWMAQGVDVIAVSPNDPAVLGPAMKRARDAGIKVITWDADAAADTREFMVNQATAQDIGYALVDTMAKNLGGDTAAGEVAIVTAALTAANQNEWMKHMNERLTTKYPGLKLVATKPSNEDQKLAFSVSQDLMKAYPGLKGIFAISSVAFPGAAEAIKQAGKSGQVQVTGLATPNDMRSFVEDGVVESVVLWNTKDLGYLTVYAARALVDGDLKAGTTSLKAGRLGDKQVAGDNVLLGGIMVFDKSNIAQHNF, encoded by the coding sequence ATGCTTAAGTTCACCACTCTCTTTCTCTTGGCGATCGCCCTCATCGGTTGCGGCGACACGAGTGCCTCGACTACCGACCCGTCCACCGGGACGAAAACGGCGACAACCGTTGCGCCCGGCAAGAAAATCACGGTCTGCATGCTGCCGAAGAAGAAGGGAGTTCCCTACTTCACGAGCTGCTCGGAAGGCGCGATGGAAGCGGCGAAGGAGCTTGGCAACGTCGAGCTGATCTATGACGGGCCGACCAGCGGCGATGCCGCCGACGCCGTGAAGTTCATCGACCAATGGATGGCCCAGGGGGTGGACGTGATCGCGGTATCGCCGAACGATCCGGCCGTTCTCGGTCCGGCCATGAAGCGCGCGCGCGATGCCGGGATCAAGGTCATCACGTGGGACGCCGATGCCGCCGCCGACACCCGTGAATTCATGGTGAACCAGGCCACCGCGCAGGACATCGGCTATGCGCTCGTCGACACGATGGCCAAGAACCTGGGTGGCGACACCGCTGCCGGCGAGGTCGCGATCGTTACCGCCGCTCTGACCGCCGCCAACCAGAACGAGTGGATGAAGCACATGAACGAGCGGCTGACCACGAAGTATCCGGGGCTGAAGCTCGTGGCGACCAAGCCCAGCAACGAAGACCAGAAGCTCGCCTTCAGCGTCTCCCAGGACTTGATGAAGGCGTATCCCGGGCTCAAGGGGATCTTCGCGATCTCTTCGGTAGCCTTCCCCGGCGCGGCCGAAGCGATCAAGCAGGCGGGCAAATCGGGCCAGGTCCAGGTAACCGGCCTGGCCACGCCCAACGACATGCGCTCGTTCGTCGAGGACGGCGTGGTGGAGTCGGTGGTGCTCTGGAACACCAAGGACCTTGGCTACCTGACCGTTTATGCCGCCCGCGCCCTCGTCGATGGCGATTTGAAGGCGGGAACGACGTCGCTGAAGGCGGGCCGTTTGGGCGACAAGCAGGTCGCCGGCGACAACGTCCTTCTCGGCGGCATCATGGTCTTCGACAAGTCGAACATCGCGCAGCACAACTTCTAA
- the lsrD gene encoding Autoinducer 2 import system permease protein LsrD, with protein sequence MSKGWTHRDTGLAILLVGLLLYARSVEPNFVTLRTQTLLAGHIWELALICLPMLLIIVTGGIDLSVGAMVALAAVTLGLLHERGLPVAVACAAAVVAGGLMGWINGRLIGGLRVHPLIVTLATMAAFRGVAEGLSRARAISGYPDGFLRMSTKTFLGLTGPGWLFVAILILAGYVLTRSVMGRWLIALGTEERATRFSGIPVDRLKTWLYTACGAVCGLAAIILVSRNNTAKADLAVGMELEAITVVVLGGANINGGSGSIAGTVLALFLVHLTREFVSWHWKQSEIILIVMGALLLGSVAFQRLIESRNRVASAKAGGTTHA encoded by the coding sequence GTGAGCAAGGGCTGGACCCACCGGGACACCGGGCTGGCGATTCTGCTCGTCGGACTGCTCCTCTATGCCCGTTCCGTGGAGCCGAACTTCGTCACGCTTCGGACCCAAACGCTGCTTGCCGGCCACATCTGGGAACTGGCGCTGATCTGCCTGCCGATGCTCCTGATCATCGTGACGGGCGGCATCGACCTCTCGGTGGGGGCGATGGTCGCGCTGGCCGCTGTCACCCTCGGGCTGCTTCATGAGCGCGGCCTTCCCGTTGCCGTGGCGTGCGCTGCGGCCGTGGTGGCCGGCGGGCTGATGGGCTGGATCAATGGCAGGCTGATCGGAGGATTGCGCGTGCACCCGCTGATCGTCACCCTCGCGACGATGGCCGCCTTCAGGGGCGTCGCCGAGGGACTCAGCCGGGCCAGAGCGATCAGCGGCTATCCCGACGGCTTCCTGCGGATGTCGACCAAGACCTTTCTGGGCCTCACCGGTCCAGGCTGGCTCTTCGTCGCCATCCTCATTCTTGCAGGCTACGTCCTGACGAGATCCGTCATGGGCAGATGGCTGATCGCGCTCGGCACCGAGGAACGCGCCACCCGATTCTCCGGAATTCCCGTCGACCGCCTGAAGACCTGGCTGTACACCGCATGCGGCGCGGTCTGCGGTCTCGCCGCGATCATTCTCGTTTCCCGCAACAACACGGCCAAGGCCGACCTCGCCGTCGGTATGGAGCTCGAGGCGATCACGGTCGTCGTGCTCGGTGGGGCCAACATCAACGGAGGCTCTGGCTCTATCGCGGGCACCGTCTTGGCCCTGTTCCTCGTGCATTTGACTCGCGAGTTCGTCAGCTGGCATTGGAAGCAGAGCGAGATCATCCTCATCGTGATGGGGGCCTTGCTCCTCGGCTCGGTCGCCTTCCAGCGACTCATCGAATCCAGAAATCGGGTAGCTTCGGCAAAAGCCGGCGGCACCACCCATGCTTAA